In Bdellovibrionales bacterium, the following proteins share a genomic window:
- the folP gene encoding dihydropteroate synthase — protein MRCFVGFGSNLGDRRSNLEMAARSLASEREARLLRRSPLVETPALVPEAAPSHWRKTFLNAVVEIDWCGSPTELVRCLKKIEIDLGRESAPRWAPRSLDLDLLTFGDQTLHSENLQVPHTEIFNRQFVLTPLKHLSPSLKIPGHTESVLERSRSLDNPLPLWMGILNFTPDSFSDGNELSSSEKLEDLLDVFDRDNTQILDLGAESTRPGAHPLSPEEEWGRLAAKLELVLERFRGRMFHPCISVDTYHPETAARLSSLGVEIINDVSGLANEGMLEVLKGSNCQYVLMHSLTVPANPNVKLNVDDPVQSIIDWALRKMDQLDHSGVNLDRVIFDPGIGFGKTGEDSMLLLEQIQRFFLFLFEFLLDIPENPFSINGAIARQGIVILRLWVFPSNLQREALIFCAYTDLISISARFALFGRSEVKPLSIHPIQTRIFRQREDLCDFIVQSIPSQLVHEGILLAVTSKVLSLAEGRLMSHANISKREIVKKEADLYLGEIGHGCFLTIKNGLLIPSAGIDESNSENGDLILYPEDPFESTQELWKDLRKAWNIERLGLVVTDSHDTAQKRCDGNMFELCWISWVQNLVGTRDLFGRELRMTQMNYADGLSAAAVMMMGEGAEARPLAIIENAEVQFSEEVIKEELQIPLEEDLYYPLLQAFLSKTDGRG, from the coding sequence ATGAGATGTTTTGTGGGTTTCGGTTCCAATCTGGGCGATCGAAGATCCAATTTGGAAATGGCCGCAAGGTCTCTTGCGAGTGAAAGGGAGGCTCGGTTGCTTCGGCGATCACCTCTTGTCGAAACTCCGGCACTGGTTCCTGAGGCTGCGCCTTCGCACTGGCGGAAAACATTTCTGAACGCTGTCGTTGAGATAGACTGGTGCGGCAGTCCCACAGAACTTGTGAGATGTCTTAAGAAAATTGAAATCGATCTCGGGAGAGAGTCGGCCCCTCGGTGGGCACCAAGATCACTGGATCTTGATCTTCTCACTTTTGGAGACCAGACACTTCATAGCGAAAATCTTCAGGTGCCTCACACGGAGATTTTTAATCGGCAATTTGTGCTGACGCCGCTCAAGCACCTTTCCCCCTCATTGAAAATTCCGGGACATACAGAGAGCGTACTGGAGCGCAGCCGTTCCTTGGATAATCCACTTCCTTTGTGGATGGGCATTTTAAATTTTACGCCCGATTCCTTTTCTGACGGCAACGAACTCTCTTCTTCTGAAAAGCTGGAAGATCTATTGGACGTCTTTGATCGAGATAATACGCAGATCCTTGATTTGGGGGCTGAATCAACCAGGCCAGGCGCCCATCCGCTCTCTCCCGAAGAAGAGTGGGGTCGGCTCGCAGCAAAGCTCGAATTGGTTCTTGAAAGATTTCGAGGTCGAATGTTTCACCCCTGCATCAGCGTAGATACCTACCACCCGGAAACAGCTGCGAGGCTTTCGTCCCTTGGCGTGGAAATCATCAATGACGTCAGTGGATTGGCAAACGAGGGCATGCTCGAAGTTCTCAAAGGGTCAAATTGCCAGTATGTATTGATGCACAGTCTGACAGTTCCTGCCAATCCAAATGTGAAATTGAACGTTGATGATCCCGTCCAGAGCATCATTGACTGGGCCCTAAGGAAAATGGACCAACTGGATCATTCTGGTGTCAATCTTGACAGGGTAATTTTCGACCCGGGCATTGGTTTTGGAAAAACTGGAGAGGATTCGATGCTTCTCCTCGAGCAAATCCAAAGATTTTTTCTCTTCCTGTTCGAATTCTTGTTGGACATTCCCGAAAATCCTTTCTCAATCAATGGGGCCATCGCGAGGCAGGGGATCGTGATCCTGAGACTTTGGGTGTTTCCCTCAAACTTGCAGAGAGAGGCGTTGATATTTTGCGCGTACACAGACCTGATCTCCATCAGCGCACGTTTCGCACTTTTCGGGAGGTCTGAAGTGAAACCCCTGTCGATCCACCCCATTCAGACTCGAATATTTCGTCAACGTGAAGACCTTTGTGACTTTATTGTTCAATCGATTCCCAGCCAGCTTGTTCACGAGGGGATTTTGCTGGCCGTTACATCAAAGGTACTGAGTCTTGCAGAAGGGAGATTGATGTCCCATGCCAACATTTCAAAACGAGAAATCGTAAAGAAGGAGGCGGACCTTTACCTTGGCGAGATCGGTCACGGTTGCTTTCTTACAATCAAGAACGGTCTTCTTATACCTTCGGCGGGAATTGACGAATCCAATTCTGAAAATGGTGACTTGATCCTTTACCCGGAGGATCCCTTCGAAAGTACGCAGGAGCTTTGGAAGGATCTTCGAAAGGCTTGGAATATAGAACGCCTTGGTCTTGTGGTGACCGATTCTCACGACACCGCTCAGAAGAGGTGTGACGGGAATATGTTTGAGTTATGCTGGATTTCGTGGGTTCAAAATCTTGTTGGTACACGTGACTTATTCGGTCGTGAACTTCGTATGACACAGATGAATTATGCAGATGGTCTTTCGGCCGCTGCTGTTATGATGATGGGTGAAGGGGCTGAAGCGAGGCCTCTTGCTATCATTGAGAATGCCGAAGTTCAATTTTCTGAGGAGGTCATAAAGGAGGAATTGCAAATTCCTCTTGAAGAGGATTTGTATTATCCTCTCTTGCAAGCTTTCCTATCAAAAACAGATGGGCGTGGCTAA
- a CDS encoding VWA domain-containing protein: protein MAFIYAAFMAVFMGVTAPSFAGWWPWGQSDQEKKEEISGNSREQRLANLSAQVGRLNLKNLKERKFSGEIHFTGGGMKDDRSPSATSEDGYEIQSDLSFSIPDIDTFAVPVLPDTGDHTITVEIFSSTEKSTDKGRDNWLNQMARLYNELPNKAGKIAIRRIDSGTAYQFLVQQQLKPDEAYSVEAFSPSNSLWVRMAEARGVPLTKISDSLVQNVAGIVISKEKLRLINNNVDTAQFSVANLVDAVNSGKIKMGYTNPYSSSTGLNFLATVLETLAAQSQTDFSSPLVTDAFRKFQDGVPLIYESTLQMREAVKGGESLDAMVMEYQTFINSADLRDKFLFLPFGEPHENPLYASSDLDQKKMEILKDFAHFAEQSADAKQMAREMGFFGRPDYVSGSHVSGKNLIAMQKIWKREKTSGRPVNAVFLGDISGSMNQYNRIEMVIESLIIGAEFIRPENRVGLILFDDRVTRALPIEAFLNKQKMSFIGLARVLKTEGGTAMFDGIAVALHDLLEQEEKHKQDKTVLIVLTDGASRDDRLDQAQIKKIAAELRIPMYILGMEADEGLMEELIMTARSTGGDAFRVTPKDVKSRIASLLNSQL from the coding sequence ATGGCTTTCATTTACGCCGCTTTCATGGCAGTTTTTATGGGAGTGACGGCCCCCTCTTTTGCTGGCTGGTGGCCGTGGGGACAATCAGATCAGGAAAAAAAAGAAGAAATCTCTGGAAATAGCCGAGAGCAAAGACTCGCCAACCTCAGCGCTCAAGTCGGGCGACTCAACCTAAAAAATCTCAAGGAACGGAAATTCAGCGGAGAAATTCACTTCACAGGGGGCGGAATGAAGGATGATAGATCTCCATCAGCCACTTCAGAGGACGGCTATGAAATCCAATCGGATTTGAGTTTCTCCATTCCTGATATTGACACATTCGCAGTTCCTGTTCTGCCGGACACCGGCGACCACACCATAACGGTGGAGATTTTTTCATCTACCGAAAAATCAACAGACAAAGGCCGCGACAATTGGCTGAACCAAATGGCACGCCTCTACAATGAACTTCCAAATAAAGCTGGAAAGATAGCGATTCGCCGAATTGATTCTGGAACAGCCTATCAGTTCCTGGTGCAGCAACAGCTCAAACCGGACGAGGCCTATTCTGTTGAAGCCTTCTCGCCCTCCAATAGCTTGTGGGTAAGGATGGCAGAGGCAAGAGGTGTGCCTCTGACTAAAATCAGCGATAGTTTAGTCCAGAATGTAGCCGGAATCGTGATTTCAAAGGAAAAACTCCGACTAATTAATAATAATGTCGATACAGCTCAATTCTCGGTGGCAAATCTTGTTGATGCCGTCAATAGCGGTAAAATTAAAATGGGATATACAAACCCCTATTCAAGTTCGACCGGATTAAATTTCTTGGCGACCGTTTTAGAGACTTTGGCCGCTCAAAGCCAAACCGATTTTTCAAGTCCTTTGGTCACTGATGCCTTCCGAAAATTTCAGGATGGTGTCCCATTAATTTATGAATCGACCTTACAAATGCGTGAGGCCGTAAAGGGCGGAGAGTCTCTGGATGCGATGGTGATGGAGTATCAGACCTTCATTAATTCAGCTGATCTTCGGGACAAATTCTTATTCCTTCCATTTGGAGAACCTCATGAAAATCCCCTCTATGCCTCAAGCGATCTCGACCAGAAAAAAATGGAAATCCTGAAAGACTTTGCTCACTTTGCTGAACAAAGTGCAGACGCAAAACAAATGGCTCGTGAAATGGGATTCTTTGGCAGACCGGACTATGTCTCCGGTAGTCATGTGAGCGGAAAAAATCTTATTGCCATGCAAAAAATTTGGAAACGGGAAAAAACCTCCGGTCGCCCTGTGAACGCAGTCTTTCTGGGTGATATTAGCGGATCTATGAACCAATATAACAGGATTGAGATGGTCATTGAATCCTTGATTATTGGAGCTGAGTTTATTCGCCCCGAAAACCGAGTGGGACTTATATTATTTGACGATCGAGTCACCAGAGCACTTCCGATCGAAGCATTTTTGAACAAACAAAAAATGAGCTTTATTGGATTGGCCAGAGTTTTAAAGACTGAGGGTGGAACCGCCATGTTTGATGGTATTGCGGTTGCCCTTCATGACTTGCTCGAGCAAGAAGAGAAGCACAAACAGGATAAAACTGTTCTGATTGTTCTGACTGATGGCGCATCGAGAGACGACAGGCTCGATCAGGCACAAATCAAAAAAATCGCGGCTGAGCTTAGAATTCCCATGTATATTTTGGGAATGGAGGCGGATGAAGGTTTGATGGAGGAATTGATTATGACAGCTCGAAGCACCGGCGGAGATGCATTCCGAGTCACACCCAAAGACGTCAAGAGCCGCATTGCAAGTCTGCTCAATTCACAGCTGTAG
- a CDS encoding LysR family transcriptional regulator, which yields MIESGNYQRASETLHVTPSALSQTITSLEHSLGISLFDRRGRKLIPTKDGLNIYQEFGRSQSAILQTLRQIRGREIEVSGMLRIGAYLEFAKSKLTGLLKDFIQEFPEANIKMVFDSPSCLNQLLNRGRIDLSLSIFPSIEKKTVRSQALCQEELVLISSVNIFPENPTFEQILNTSIIDYYFNHQPIRRWLDIHFNRRPKKIPVRVFASTAEMVVSLVREGAGIGVVPKYLVASPETRKGLKIIRPSSNKMIDYIWLLERVGSEKSGVHAAFKTKLMDHFNPPVKLL from the coding sequence GTGATAGAATCGGGCAACTACCAACGCGCCTCCGAGACCCTGCACGTCACACCTTCCGCATTAAGTCAGACCATAACGAGTCTGGAACACTCACTTGGAATTTCTCTATTTGATCGAAGAGGAAGAAAACTGATCCCCACAAAAGACGGCCTAAATATTTATCAGGAGTTTGGACGATCGCAATCCGCAATCCTTCAAACCTTAAGACAAATCAGAGGCCGTGAAATTGAGGTTTCTGGCATGCTCCGAATTGGCGCCTACCTTGAGTTTGCAAAATCGAAACTGACCGGTTTACTCAAGGATTTTATTCAGGAATTTCCAGAGGCTAATATAAAAATGGTCTTTGACTCTCCTTCGTGCTTGAATCAGCTCTTAAATCGCGGTCGTATCGATCTCAGTCTCTCAATTTTCCCTTCTATTGAAAAGAAGACTGTTCGCTCCCAGGCCCTTTGCCAGGAAGAGTTGGTTCTCATTTCCTCGGTCAACATATTTCCCGAAAATCCCACTTTCGAACAAATCCTAAATACTTCTATTATTGATTACTATTTCAATCATCAGCCCATCCGTCGCTGGCTCGATATTCACTTCAACAGACGTCCCAAAAAAATTCCCGTTCGTGTCTTTGCTTCAACAGCCGAAATGGTCGTCTCCCTTGTTCGAGAGGGAGCTGGAATTGGGGTTGTCCCAAAATATCTTGTGGCTTCTCCTGAAACACGAAAGGGGCTCAAAATTATTCGACCCAGCTCAAACAAAATGATTGATTATATTTGGTTATTAGAGAGGGTTGGATCTGAGAAGTCAGGAGTCCACGCGGCCTTTAAGACTAAACTGATGGATCACTTTAATCCCCCAGTTAAACTCTTATAA
- a CDS encoding dihydroneopterin aldolase: MPQNSFACSALKIEELTLSVRLGCSKAERSKTQEVRVSVEIRFLKCPKGALTDSLNDTICYATVSEAIKRHCESREFHLVERMGYDIYGLVREIVGSTDDLGISVHKMHPPVENLRGGVIFRCGDFVT, from the coding sequence GTGCCCCAAAACAGCTTTGCATGTAGTGCCCTTAAAATTGAGGAGTTGACTCTTTCTGTGCGATTGGGGTGCTCAAAGGCCGAGAGATCTAAAACCCAAGAGGTTCGGGTGTCAGTTGAGATTCGATTTCTTAAGTGTCCAAAAGGAGCACTGACGGACTCTCTCAACGACACGATTTGTTATGCGACTGTGTCCGAGGCGATCAAGAGACACTGCGAGTCTCGTGAATTTCATTTGGTCGAGAGAATGGGTTATGATATTTATGGTCTTGTTCGAGAGATAGTCGGTTCCACCGACGATCTTGGAATTTCTGTTCACAAAATGCATCCGCCGGTCGAGAATCTTCGCGGGGGAGTCATCTTTCGGTGTGGGGATTTTGTGACATGA
- a CDS encoding CADD family putative folate metabolism protein, whose translation MTDLFSASFEHLHLLKHPFYQAWAAGTLSHDLLRNYATQYYFHVDCFPRYLGAIHSHCENQNQRKKILENLNEEEGTFYGTSHPELWLQFAEGLGAHRDEILRAEPGRAIQNVISHFFQFSRSSFEEGLGALYAYESQVPEIADSKLEGLRLRYGIDDERTLAFFEVHRKADIEHRSVILEMLENLPHEKRQLAQNSAIGAAQSLWDFLTTVQEERESCAPKQLCM comes from the coding sequence ATGACTGATTTGTTTTCTGCTTCGTTTGAACATCTTCATCTCTTAAAGCATCCATTCTATCAAGCTTGGGCGGCCGGAACTTTGTCACATGACCTGCTCCGCAACTATGCCACCCAGTACTATTTTCACGTTGACTGTTTTCCACGATATTTGGGCGCTATACACTCTCACTGCGAAAACCAGAATCAACGAAAGAAAATTTTGGAAAATCTAAATGAAGAGGAAGGAACTTTTTACGGGACTTCGCATCCAGAACTTTGGCTGCAATTTGCTGAAGGACTGGGCGCTCATCGCGATGAAATTCTCAGGGCAGAACCTGGTCGTGCAATTCAAAATGTGATATCCCATTTTTTTCAATTTTCTCGATCCTCTTTTGAGGAGGGACTGGGCGCGCTGTATGCATATGAATCGCAGGTGCCGGAGATTGCAGATTCGAAGTTGGAGGGGTTAAGGTTGCGGTACGGAATAGATGACGAGAGGACGCTTGCTTTTTTTGAAGTTCATCGAAAGGCCGATATTGAGCATCGCTCTGTCATTTTGGAAATGCTAGAGAATCTGCCGCATGAGAAAAGGCAACTGGCTCAGAATTCTGCTATCGGAGCGGCTCAGTCACTTTGGGATTTTCTGACGACAGTGCAGGAAGAAAGAGAGAGTTGTGCCCCAAAACAGCTTTGCATGTAG